The DNA segment CCAACAAGGCCGCCGCCGAGATGCGTGAACGGGCCGCCCACCTGATGCCAGGAGCAAACAAACTGTGGATGAGTACCTTTCACAGCGCAGGCGTGCGGATTCTGCGTCAGTACGGCGAACATATCGGCTTGAAACGCGGCTTCGTGATCTATGACGACGACGATCAACTGGACATCTTCAAGGAAGTGATGGGCAGCATTCCCGGCATCGGCCCGGACACCAGCCCACGCGTGCTGCGCGGTATCGTGGACCGGGCCAAGAGCAACCTGCTGACGCCCGCCGATCTGGCGAGAAGCGGCGATCCATACATCAGCGGTCTGCCACGCGAAGCTGCTGCCGAGGCATACCGCATCTACGAGAGCCGCAAGAAGGGCCAGAATGCCATCGATTTCGGAGACCTGATTACCGAGACCGTGCGGCTGTTTCATGAAGTGCCCGGCGTGTTGAATGCTGTTCAGAGCCGTGCCAAATTTATTCATGTGGACGAGTATCAGGATACGAACAAATCGCAATATGAGTTGACGCGTTTACTGGCAAGCAGGGATAAAAACTTGCTTGTCGTCGGCGATCCAGACCAGTCGATCTATAAATTCAGAGGCGCAGACATTCAAAATATCCTGGATTTCCAGAAAGATTATTCCGGCGCAAAAGTCTATGTTCTGGAACACAACTACCGCTCCAGCGCCAGCGTGCTGAATCTGGCCAATAAACTGATCGAGAACAACACTGAACGCATGGACAAGACCCTGCGGGCGGTCAAGGAAGACGGCCACGCGGTCATGTTCCACCGCGCCACCGATCACCGCGCCGAGGGCGATTTCGTGGCCGAATGGCTGACCCGTCTGCACAACACCGAGGGCCGTAAATTCGCCGATATGGCGATCCTGTACCGCACCAACGCCCAGTCGCGCGTGATGGAAGAATCGCTGCGGCGCGTGCAGATTCCGGCGAAGATCGTAGGGGGCGTGGGCTTCTATGACCGCCGCGAGATCCGCGACATTCTGGCCTATGCGCGCCTGTCGCTGAATCCATCGGACGACGTGGCCCTGCGCCGCATCATCGGGCGGCCCCGACGCGGAATCGGCGATACGGCGCTGGCACGGTTGATGGACTGGGCACGCATCAACAACGCCTCCCTCCTGACCGCCTGCGCGCGGGCCGAGGAAGACCAGATTCTGGACCGGGGGGCGCAGAAACCCGTGGAATTCGCCAAGCTGATGGCTGCCATGAGCGACGCTGCCGAGAACTACGAACCCGCCGCCTTCCTTCGCTTCGTGATCGAGACCAGCGGTTACCTCGATCTGCTGCGCCAGGAAGGTCAGGAAGGCCAGATTCGGATGGAGAACCTGGACGAATTGATCAACGCCGCCGAGGAATGGTCCGGCGACAACGACGGCACCATCGGCGATTTTCTGGACGAGGCCGCCCTGCTGTCCAGCGTGGACGACATGCGCTCTAAAAAGGAAAACAGAGACGTGCCGGAAGACGCCGTGACCCTGATGACCCTGCACAACGCCAAGGGGCTGGAATTCCCGGTGGTGTTCATCGTGGGCACTGAGGAAGGACTGCTGCCCAGTAAGGGGGCGCTGACCGAGGCCGGGGG comes from the Deinococcus sp. AJ005 genome and includes:
- a CDS encoding ATP-dependent helicase, producing the protein MTSVPDQTDPNHRDLLSQLNETQAQAADHFEGPALVIAGAGSGKTRTLIYRIARLITHYGVDPGEILAVTFTNKAAAEMRERAAHLMPGANKLWMSTFHSAGVRILRQYGEHIGLKRGFVIYDDDDQLDIFKEVMGSIPGIGPDTSPRVLRGIVDRAKSNLLTPADLARSGDPYISGLPREAAAEAYRIYESRKKGQNAIDFGDLITETVRLFHEVPGVLNAVQSRAKFIHVDEYQDTNKSQYELTRLLASRDKNLLVVGDPDQSIYKFRGADIQNILDFQKDYSGAKVYVLEHNYRSSASVLNLANKLIENNTERMDKTLRAVKEDGHAVMFHRATDHRAEGDFVAEWLTRLHNTEGRKFADMAILYRTNAQSRVMEESLRRVQIPAKIVGGVGFYDRREIRDILAYARLSLNPSDDVALRRIIGRPRRGIGDTALARLMDWARINNASLLTACARAEEDQILDRGAQKPVEFAKLMAAMSDAAENYEPAAFLRFVIETSGYLDLLRQEGQEGQIRMENLDELINAAEEWSGDNDGTIGDFLDEAALLSSVDDMRSKKENRDVPEDAVTLMTLHNAKGLEFPVVFIVGTEEGLLPSKGALTEAGGIEEERRLFYVGITRAMERLFLTAAQNRMQYGKTNAAEDSRFLEEIEGGFDTVDPYGQVVEYRAKTWKQYRPTVPVTPSSVKNTSPMTAGMAYRGGEKVRHPKFGEGQVLAVAGMGDKQEVTVHFPTAGTKKLLVKFANLSAV